CCCTATAGAATATAGAGCTAAAGCCGCTTAGGTCATTTTTATTATTTCCACTGTCTACTTGACAGGGGGCAGTTCAAAAGGTTCGTTTCACCTTTTGTCCCAGCCTCGAAGCAATGAGCGCAACCGTCACCAATCTTTTAAAAGCCCGTGTGAGATTCACATCGGGCTTGTGGCAAGTAAAGCCATTGCCTATCGTTTAACTCGTTTTGTTCCGATACCTTCACCCTTAATTTCTTATAATTATATATACAAGGTATGAAATATAAGCGAGAGTCAGTACCAACCCTTCCATCTTACCCACTTTACATTGCGTTCTAGAGAAAATAAACAATACTACGGTCAATACTAACATCGCTGAGACATCGAAAAATATTTTAAAATTTACAGAAAGAGGCATGATCAATGAAGTGGCCCCAAGAACAAATAAAATATTAAATATTGAACTCCCAACGATATTACCTAATGCAATTTCACTTTGCTTTTTTAAAGCCGCAGTAACGGCTATAACAAGCTCTGGTAACGAGGACCCAATCGCAACAATCGTTAAACCGACTAATGCCTCACTCATACCAAAGCGAAGGGCAATTTCTGTACTGTTTTCAACTACTAAATACCCCCCGAAGATAATTGCAGAAAGACCACCTATTGAGAATAAAATATTCTTTCCCCAACTTAACTCCTTTTGATCGCTCGTCGCTTCTTCTAATTCCTCATCACGGCTGTTTCTTGCAGCTTCGATTACATAGTATAAAAAGATAGCAAAAAACAGTAAAAAGATGACCCCGTCACTTCTCGTAATGATGTTTTCAGGTGTCTCTTGCAAATATTGGTCACTCATTAATACGAGTAAAACGATACTTGCTAAAAAAGCAAACGGAATTTCTTTTCTAATCGTTGCACTTTCGACTTTTAAAGGGAAAATAAATGCAGTGACACCAACAACCAAAGCCATATTGATGATATTACTCCCAACAACATTCCCTAATGTGACATCCGCATTGCCTTCGAATGCCGCAATCATACTCACTGTTGCCTCTGGGGCTCCTGTACCAAAAGCAACGATAGTAAGCCCTACCAAGAGTGGTGGTACACGCAGCAATGTGGCAATATTAGCAGACCCATCGACAAAATAGTCAGCACCCTTTATTAATAATACAAACCCAAGCAATAATAACAAATATACCATGCACAATTACCTTTCTTTTCATGATCTATACTGTTAAGATGCTCGATTTGAAAAATAATATCCATTTATGACTGAGGGCACTGAAAAAGTGCGAAGCCGTTGCATCTTTTAAAAGATTTCTTCTAACTAACAAACGTTATCGATCCGCTGGATACACAATTCCCATTTGCTTGCGGGCGTCTTCAATAATTTCTGATGCTACCAATGAGTTCTTGTAGGTATTGACCTGCGATTCTAGCTCACCATTTTTAATCAAATCAATAAACTCTTTCACTTCATAATACATAGACGGCTTTTCTTGCTCTCTTGTGATATCCTCTACACTTCCATCGTTAAATTTGATATCAACTTTTTCCGGAGTATGGATCTTATCAATAATAATGTTTCCCTTTTCTCCTTGAATTTCCGATGGTAAGGACGAATTCGTAATTTTAGAATAGCTAATAACTGCGTCCTTCTCACTGTATTTTAATGTCATACTTCCTTCTCCATCCACTCCAGATTCGAGAACAATTCCATTCGCTTTTACTGTATCTGGCTTGCCGAAGAGCACGACAAGTGGATAGACGCAATAGACACCAATGTCCATTAAAGAACCATTGGAAAAGGCTGGATTAAATGCATTTAAAATTTTTCCTTCTTTATACGCATCGTAACGGGAAGAGTATTGGCAATAACTTGCAACATAACGACGGATTTTGCCGATCCTATTTATATTCTCTTGAATGGTTTTGAAATTAGGAAGTAACGTTGTTTTTAGAGCTTCCATTAATAAGACATTGTTTTGTTTAGCCGTATAAATCATATCGTTGACTTCCTTACTATTTGAAGCCATCGGTTTTTCACAAAGAACATGTTTACCGTGTTCCATACACAGGATCGCCTGCTCTGCATGAAAAGAGTTTGGACTTGCGATGTAAACAGCATCAATCTCATCACTTTCTACGAAGCTCTTAAGGTCTGTAAAAGTAGCTTCTACACTAAACTTCGCTGCAAATCTTTTTGCTTGTTCATCCGTTCGCGAATAAACAGCTGAGAGTGTAAACCCTTCTACCTCAGTTGCTGCTTGTATAAATTTTTCTGTTATCCAATTTGTCCCAATTACACCAAAACGGATCATTTTTTACCTCCATATCTCGACTTAAATCAATGTTGAATTCACTAGACTTTACTTAGATTGAGACCTATAACTCCTATGATAATAAATAGGATAGAAATAAGCTTTAAAATACTTGCCGATTCTTCAAACCAATATACCCCAACGACCGTTATTAGAACAATACCCAATCCCGACCACATCGCATAAGCGATACTAATATCAATCTTTTTTAAAGCTAACGCAAAGAATGCAAGACTAAGCAAATAACAGATAAGTGTCATCATAACTGGATACAGTTTTGTAAATCCACTAGAAAACTTCATCGATATTGTACCTGCAACCTCAAAAACGATTGCTAAGATCATAAATAACCAGCTCATTCAATTACCTCTCAATTTTCTATTGTTTTAAAAAACAAGCACCTGATTCACGCTTTAGATTCCTAATCAAAATGAATAACACGTTGTAAAAAAAGTCTGCCCCTAGACTGCATGGTGCACAGTCAGGTACAGACTTTTAAAACAATACACTGTTCGTTATTCACCTAACATTTCACTGACATGTTGCTGATTATTTTCAATCCATTCTCTCGCGACTTCAACTTCATCAGCGCCATCTTCAATTTCAGCAATCATCTTTTCAATTTCCTCAACCGGCATGCTCCAATTGCTTAAGAATTCATACGCTGCTGGCGCTGTGTCTTGAAAATTAATATTCGTTAATACGTGGATCTCTGAAGTCGGGAAATACTCTTCTTGGCCTTCAAGTACCTTAATATCCCAATTAACAAACATCGTATGTGGACGCCAACCTAAGAATAATACAGGTTCTTCTTGGCCAATCTCTCGCATCGCTTGGGACAACATCCCTGCTTCACTTGATGATACATATTCAAGATCAAAACCAAGCTCTTCGATCATTTCTCTTGAAGTGATCGTCATCCCACCACCTTCTTCAATACCATAGACCTTGCCATCAAACATCTCTTCATTGCCTTTAAGATCATCAATTGAGTCAATTCCTTCAACATATGAAGGCACAACCCAACCTAATTCTCCATCTGGATAACTAAGGGCTGTTTGATCAATGTCGTCTCCATATCTCTCCATGAAATGTCCATGCATATCTGGCAACCACGCATCCATAAATACGTCAATATCACCTCTTGACATTCCTGTATAGACCGCACCCGCATCCGCACTTTGAAGCTCTACAGTATACCCAAGATCTTCAAGTAGAAGCTTAGCGATATTAGTTGGTGGCACTGTACTTGACCATGGAGTAACTCCAACGGTTATTGTACCTTTTTCAGTTTCACTATCCGTATCGTTTCCACTCGTTTCTTCAGTGCCACATCCAATAAGCAGCACTGATAGTAATGCAAAAGCCAGACTTGCAACTAGAAACTTCATTTTCATTTTTCTACACTCCTTAAATTATGTATGTTCTGCACTATAAACCGATTCCGATAACCTCATGTTTTACATACGGAACCATTAACTATGTTTTTGTTCACCTAACCCTTGTGTAATTCGGTCTAGTACAATCGCTAATACAACAATACCAAGACCACCTACAAGACCAAGACCAACATTGACACTAGAGATCCCTGCCAACACCGTTGAACCGAGTCCTGGTGCACCGATCATCGAAGCAATCACTGCCATCGATAATGCAAGCATGATCGTTTGGTTAACACCAGCCATAATTGTTGGAACAGCTAGTGGCAGCTGAACTTTCGTTAAGATTTGCCATGATGTCGATCCGAAAGCCTTCGCCGCTTCAACGACATCTTCAGGGACTTGTCTAATACCCAAGTTTGCTAAACGTACACACGGTGGTGTCGCAAATACAAACGTTGAAATCACTGCTGGGACCCCGCCTAAACCAAATAATAAAATGGCTGGAATCAAATATACAAAGCTAGGAAGAGTTTGCATAAAATCTAAAACTGGTCGGACGATTGTCTCACCAATATCAGATTTTGCACTCCATATCCCAATGGGAACCCCAATTACAATCGAAAATGCGGTTGCAACGATGACAATCGTTAACGTTTCCATCGCTGCATCCCATAGACCAACTGAACCAATAAACAGTAAACCTATGAAACTAAATAAAGCAATCCCTTTTCCTGCTGTTCGCCAAGCAATGAAAACAATGATTAAAGCGATAATTTCGGGTTGGACCCATGTTAGCGCAGAGGAAATCCCATTGATGATAGCCCCAATTACAACACTAATAAAATCAAAGAAAGGGCCAAGTACTGGAATTAACCATTCATCAACAAAGCGATTTGTCCAATCCTCTAATGGAAGATGAAAATAATTCACGCTATGATCACCTCCTCATCAGCTTCTTTCCCTAAGGCTAATCCTGATAAAATCGAGACTCTCACAATGATCCCAAGTAACTTTCCATCCTCAACTACAGCAATTGGATATTTTGCTTCAGCTGCGACGCCTATCAACTCATGTAATGGCGTTTCAGGTGATGTTGTCGGATAAGTGCCGACAAGCAAATCTTCTACAGGTAGCTTTTCCTTCACTCCTTGCACTGCCTCATCAATCGTTAACAATCCTTTTAACATTTGATCTTTATCGACAACAAAAATACTGGATATGCCCTTTTCCTCCATTCGCCTCACCGCCACATGTGGTCCCTCTTTGACCGTTGTCAGAACATCAGGCTTTTTCATGACATTAGAGGCAAGTAAGACTTTAGAACGGTCCACATCCTGAACAAAAGTAGACACGTAATCATTGGCTGGGTTCGACATAATCTCTTCAGCAGTACCAATTTGAACAATTTCACCGTCTTTCATCATCGCAATCCGATCTCCTAATTTAAGTGCTTCATCTAGATCATGTGTGATGAATAGAATGGTTTTATTTAGATTCCTCTGAAGTTGAAGAAGCTCATCTTGCATATCTTTACGAATTAATGGATCTAACGCGCTAAACGCCTCATCCATTAATAAGATGTCTGTTTCATTTGCTAGGGCTCTCGCTAATCCAACACGCTGTTGCATACCACCACTTAGTTGATCAGGATAACTCTCCTCATATCCACTTAAGCCAACATCTTTGATCGCCTTTCTAGCTCTTTCCTCCCTTTCCTTTTTAGGAAAATCTTGAACCTCTAGACCATATTCAACATTCTTCAAAATCGTTCGGTGTTGAAAGAGTGCAAAGCGTTGAAATACCATACCTAACTTTTTACGACGAACTTGCATTAGTTCGGTTTTATCCATTTTAGTAAGGTCTTCACCATCGATGAGAATCTCACCAGCTGTAGGGTCAATCAAACGATTAACTAAGCGGATAAGGGTTGACTTTCCACTCCCAGATAACCCCATAATCACAAAGAACTCACCTGCTTTTACAGAGAAGCTTGCATTGTTCACCCCTACAGTCATTCCTGTTTCTTTAAGAATTTCTTGTTTTCCTTGTCCTTCTTTCACACGTTTTAAACCTTCTTTTGGATTCGAACCAAAGATTTTAAATACGTCATTTGCTTCGATTTTATTCATTGCATTCCCCTTTTTCAGTTAAGACTATTACTCTATTGTTTTTCCAAGCAAAATTGCGATCGAAACACCACAACCTGTCGAAAAATATCAAATTTTACACTAAATTGAACGAGAATTATCATAACACTTAGTTAAAAAATCCAACAAACCTACCTAGAAGCCTTTAGCCGATATTATCTCCTTCAGTGAAGGTCAGTGAACTTCAGTGAAAGTCAGTGACGTTTTTTCACTTTTCAACGTATTTACGTTATAAACCTTGTTAACCTGTTGGTAAGAAGGTGGCTAAACAAAACCATTACATTAGCATTTTTGATCTTTATACTAAGAGCTTCTAAGCACCAAATAGAGTGCTGATAATAAAAAAACAAGACGGCTTTCTAAAATAATAGAAAGTCGT
This genomic stretch from Desertibacillus haloalkaliphilus harbors:
- a CDS encoding calcium/sodium antiporter: MVYLLLLLGFVLLIKGADYFVDGSANIATLLRVPPLLVGLTIVAFGTGAPEATVSMIAAFEGNADVTLGNVVGSNIINMALVVGVTAFIFPLKVESATIRKEIPFAFLASIVLLVLMSDQYLQETPENIITRSDGVIFLLFFAIFLYYVIEAARNSRDEELEEATSDQKELSWGKNILFSIGGLSAIIFGGYLVVENSTEIALRFGMSEALVGLTIVAIGSSLPELVIAVTAALKKQSEIALGNIVGSSIFNILFVLGATSLIMPLSVNFKIFFDVSAMLVLTVVLFIFSRTQCKVGKMEGLVLTLAYISYLVYIIIRN
- a CDS encoding Gfo/Idh/MocA family protein; translated protein: MIRFGVIGTNWITEKFIQAATEVEGFTLSAVYSRTDEQAKRFAAKFSVEATFTDLKSFVESDEIDAVYIASPNSFHAEQAILCMEHGKHVLCEKPMASNSKEVNDMIYTAKQNNVLLMEALKTTLLPNFKTIQENINRIGKIRRYVASYCQYSSRYDAYKEGKILNAFNPAFSNGSLMDIGVYCVYPLVVLFGKPDTVKANGIVLESGVDGEGSMTLKYSEKDAVISYSKITNSSLPSEIQGEKGNIIIDKIHTPEKVDIKFNDGSVEDITREQEKPSMYYEVKEFIDLIKNGELESQVNTYKNSLVASEIIEDARKQMGIVYPADR
- a CDS encoding DMT family transporter; its protein translation is MSWLFMILAIVFEVAGTISMKFSSGFTKLYPVMMTLICYLLSLAFFALALKKIDISIAYAMWSGLGIVLITVVGVYWFEESASILKLISILFIIIGVIGLNLSKV
- a CDS encoding glycine betaine ABC transporter substrate-binding protein is translated as MKMKFLVASLAFALLSVLLIGCGTEETSGNDTDSETEKGTITVGVTPWSSTVPPTNIAKLLLEDLGYTVELQSADAGAVYTGMSRGDIDVFMDAWLPDMHGHFMERYGDDIDQTALSYPDGELGWVVPSYVEGIDSIDDLKGNEEMFDGKVYGIEEGGGMTITSREMIEELGFDLEYVSSSEAGMLSQAMREIGQEEPVLFLGWRPHTMFVNWDIKVLEGQEEYFPTSEIHVLTNINFQDTAPAAYEFLSNWSMPVEEIEKMIAEIEDGADEVEVAREWIENNQQHVSEMLGE
- a CDS encoding ABC transporter permease; translated protein: MNYFHLPLEDWTNRFVDEWLIPVLGPFFDFISVVIGAIINGISSALTWVQPEIIALIIVFIAWRTAGKGIALFSFIGLLFIGSVGLWDAAMETLTIVIVATAFSIVIGVPIGIWSAKSDIGETIVRPVLDFMQTLPSFVYLIPAILLFGLGGVPAVISTFVFATPPCVRLANLGIRQVPEDVVEAAKAFGSTSWQILTKVQLPLAVPTIMAGVNQTIMLALSMAVIASMIGAPGLGSTVLAGISSVNVGLGLVGGLGIVVLAIVLDRITQGLGEQKHS
- a CDS encoding quaternary amine ABC transporter ATP-binding protein, which encodes MNKIEANDVFKIFGSNPKEGLKRVKEGQGKQEILKETGMTVGVNNASFSVKAGEFFVIMGLSGSGKSTLIRLVNRLIDPTAGEILIDGEDLTKMDKTELMQVRRKKLGMVFQRFALFQHRTILKNVEYGLEVQDFPKKEREERARKAIKDVGLSGYEESYPDQLSGGMQQRVGLARALANETDILLMDEAFSALDPLIRKDMQDELLQLQRNLNKTILFITHDLDEALKLGDRIAMMKDGEIVQIGTAEEIMSNPANDYVSTFVQDVDRSKVLLASNVMKKPDVLTTVKEGPHVAVRRMEEKGISSIFVVDKDQMLKGLLTIDEAVQGVKEKLPVEDLLVGTYPTTSPETPLHELIGVAAEAKYPIAVVEDGKLLGIIVRVSILSGLALGKEADEEVIIA